Below is a genomic region from Microbulbifer sp. ALW1.
CTCTTCCATTTTCTTCGCCAGGGTTTTGGAACCGCGGAATCCCAGCGGCGCTATCCCCTCCAGGTTGGCATAAATGTCCTTCAGGCTGCCGAGTCCCTGCAGCAGCGCCAGCGCGGTTTTTTCGCCGACGCCGGGCACGCCGGGGATGTTGTCCACCTTGTCGCCCATCAGCGCGAGGAAGTCGATGATCAGCTCCGGGCCAACACCAAATTTATCTTTCACCCCGTCCACATCCATCACCGTATTGGACATGGTGTTGACCAGGGTGACCCCCGGGCGCACCAGCTGGGCCATGTCCTTGTCGCCGGTGGAAATGATCACGTCCATGCCCTGCTCCGCCCCCTGCAATGCCAGGGTGCCGATGACGTCGTCCGCCTCCACACCGTCAATCACCAGGCGCGGCAGGCCCATGGCATCAATGATGTCGTGGATCGGCTGTATCTGCGCGCGCAGGTCGTCCGGCATCGGCGGGCGGTGGGATTTGTACTCCTCGAACAGCTCGTCGCGGAAGGTTTTGCCCTTGGCATCGAACACCACCACTACCGGGCTGTCCGGGTGCTCCTTCAGGTGTTTGCGCAACATGGATATCACCCCGCGCACGGCGCCGGTGGGCTGGCCATTGCTGGTGGCGAGCGGCGGCAGGGCGTGAAAGGCGCGATAAAGGTAGGAGGAGCCGTCCACCAGAATCAGTGGCGCGGAAGAGGACTTATCGTTGCTCATAGACAAATAGAAATTCGGTTTGCTGTGACGGATTTGTTGGGCGACAGGATACCCGCGTTGAAAGAATTTCGCTCGTGCACCGGCGGCGGAATTTGCCCCGCGGCCGTTCAATCCATCGTCGCCGCCGCGCCAGTCATCGCAGTGTCACCCCCGTCTCGGCAGCAGCTTCTAGGCTTGGTATAGGGAAATTACCGAGAGGCAAAACACCATGAAATCCCGCCTATTTGTCCCCCTGGCCCTGGCCCTGGGGATCGCCGGCGCGGCGGCTGCGCAGGACCAGAGCCACAATGACAGCACCGGGGAAACCGTTCAACCGAGCTCCGCCTATGCCGCAGAGACCATGGAGCACCTGGAGGCCGTTGCCCACCCGGTCCCGGATCTGGTCACCGAAGAAAACGCCGACACCAACAAGCGCCTGGTCGAAGAGCAGAACCGCGAGCAGTATCGCCAGGACATGCTGCGTGAGCACAATCGGCGGGCGCTGATGACCAGTGTGCACACCAGCCAGCAGCAGCAGGTGAAGGCCTTCATGGCGGAAGGACAGCAGGAACAGGAACAACAGCAGGTGGTGCAAGAAGCGGCACCACCGATGTCTACCGATACGCTGGAGCTGCCAACCAAAGCCCTTGAGTCACTCGAGAATCTGGATCAGCCACTGCCGGTGAGCAGCGGGGAAGAAGCGGATCGGGTATTACCTGCAGCAGATGTACAGGTAGATGAAGAACCTGCCGACAAGCCCGAACAGGAGCCGAGCTGACACAGCCCCGGCTGGCCGCTGCTAAAAATATCTACTGGCTGCGGTCGGGAATACGCCCCAGGCACTGGCGGGTATCCATCAGCAGTTGCTCCATGAGCTGGCGGTAGCCGGCACCTGCAGGCAGCAGGCTCCCCAGTGGGTCCAGCGCCTGGTAGCCCAGGTTCAGGTGTGCCGCGGTCTGGCGATCGCGATCATTGGCGGGGACTTCACCAAACAGGCAGCCGCGCTGCTCACCATTTTCGGTTGGCTTACGGGTTTCCAGCATGGTGCGGGCACCGTGCTGATGGCTGGCCGAAGAGCCCAGGCTCTGCACCGCCACCCCGGCAGGGCCGAAGAACTGGCTGTAAGCCTGGTGGGTTGAGACCACCGCCGCATCCCGATAGGCCCAGAGCGCGCGGTCCTGCACCTTTTGCAGGTTGGCCATGGCGCGCGAAAAATCTCGCGCCCGCTGGCGGTATTGCTCTGCCTGCTGCGGGTGCAGTTCCGCCAGACGCCCGGCAATGTGTGCCGCCATTACCGCCGCATTGCGTGGTCGCAGCCACAGGTGCGGGTCGCCAGCGTCAGCGCCTTCATATTCATAGCCCCCGGCGGCCAGCAGGCCCAGCT
It encodes:
- a CDS encoding metal ABC transporter solute-binding protein, Zn/Mn family — translated: MSIFRTLARGLIAVVAALVLTACDRGENATATNDDGARDIVVSIAPLAMIAAEIAGTDTPVHTLVRNGDPHHYAPKVTDRATMEKAQLVIWMGPAMESVLARQMALLPEQKQLGLLAAGGYEYEGADAGDPHLWLRPRNAAVMAAHIAGRLAELHPQQAEQYRQRARDFSRAMANLQKVQDRALWAYRDAAVVSTHQAYSQFFGPAGVAVQSLGSSASHQHGARTMLETRKPTENGEQRGCLFGEVPANDRDRQTAAHLNLGYQALDPLGSLLPAGAGYRQLMEQLLMDTRQCLGRIPDRSQ